The following are encoded in a window of Sphaeramia orbicularis chromosome 20, fSphaOr1.1, whole genome shotgun sequence genomic DNA:
- the snx16 gene encoding sorting nexin-16 isoform X2 codes for MASPFVPVPVPLERVLSGGNNKMRRPQRASSLGSVSSSSESSSSLSRMTGEDRSRGRQSRCMDRGGRSRTPPPLQSPTTRTRVNGTLEPSVEYSTCPRSMSDPAQSQQDEERPITPTVLGYEVMEERAKFTVYKILVKKTPDESWVVFRRYTDFSRLNDKLKEMFPGFRLSLPPKRWFKDNYNSDFLEDRQLGLQAFLQNLVAHKDIANCLAVREFLCLDDPPGPFDSLEESRAFCETLEESNYRLQKELLEKQKEITSLKKKLEEKEQAILLLEKHINGESVSPESPCRLSAQGSESSADADVESSAAEADQDMPDETGSAAPV; via the exons ATGGCATCACCCTTCGTGCCTGTCCCTGTGCCGCTGGAAAGAGTCTTATCGGGAGGTAACAACAAGATGCGGCGGCCTCAGCGAGCATCATCTCTGGGCAGCGTCTCCAGCAGCTCGGAGTCGTCGTCCTCTCTGAGTAGGATGACTGGGGAGGACCGCAGTCGAGGGCGACAGTCCCGATGCATGGACAGAGGCGGGCGGAGCCGGACGCCCCCGCCCCTCCAGAGTCCCACAACACGGACCAGGGTGAATGGAACTCTTGAACCTTCTGTAGAATACTCCACCTGCCCACGCTCGATGTCGGATCCTGCACAGAGTCAGCAAGATGAAGAAAGACCCATTACTCCCACAGTGCTGGGCTATGAAGTCATGGAGGAAAGGGCCAAGTTCACG GTATACAAGATCCTGGTCAAGAAGACTCCAGACGAGAGCTGGGTGGTTTTCAGAAGATACACAGACTTCTCCCGGCTCAATGACAAG TTGAAGGAGATGTTTCCAGGCTTCCGGCTCTCGCTACCTCCCAAACGGTGGTTCAAAGACAACTACAACAGCGACTTCCTCGAGGACCGGCAGCTCGGTCTGCAGGCGTTTTTGCAAAACCTGGTCGCACACAAGGACATAGCCAACTG CCTGGCAGTGAGGGAGTTTTTATGTTTGGATGATCCACCAGGACCCTTCGATAGTCTGGAGGAGAGCAGA GCATTCTGCGAGACTCTGGAGGAGAGCAACTACCGTCTCCAGAAGGAGCTGCTGGAGAAACAGAAGGAGATTACATCCCTGAAGAAAAAGCTCGAGGAGAAAGAGCAGGCCATCTTGCTTTTAGAGAAGCATATCAA CGGTGAGAGTGTGAGTCCAGAGTCGCCTTGTCGTCTGTCAGCTCAGGGAAGTGAGAGCAGCGCTGATGCAGACGTGGAGTCATCCGCTGCAGAGGCCGACCAGGATATGCCTGATGAAACCGG CAGTGCCGCCCCCGTCTGA
- the snx16 gene encoding sorting nexin-16 isoform X1, which produces MASPFVPVPVPLERVLSGGNNKMRRPQRASSLGSVSSSSESSSSLSRMTGEDRSRGRQSRCMDRGGRSRTPPPLQSPTTRTRVNGTLEPSVEYSTCPRSMSDPAQSQQDEERPITPTVLGYEVMEERAKFTVYKILVKKTPDESWVVFRRYTDFSRLNDKLKEMFPGFRLSLPPKRWFKDNYNSDFLEDRQLGLQAFLQNLVAHKDIANCLAVREFLCLDDPPGPFDSLEESRAFCETLEESNYRLQKELLEKQKEITSLKKKLEEKEQAILLLEKHINGESVSPESPCRLSAQGSESSADADVESSAAEADQDMPDETGGRCEVQPVRSSACWCGPSLSSSPPVIQVTQLYHHNLDP; this is translated from the exons ATGGCATCACCCTTCGTGCCTGTCCCTGTGCCGCTGGAAAGAGTCTTATCGGGAGGTAACAACAAGATGCGGCGGCCTCAGCGAGCATCATCTCTGGGCAGCGTCTCCAGCAGCTCGGAGTCGTCGTCCTCTCTGAGTAGGATGACTGGGGAGGACCGCAGTCGAGGGCGACAGTCCCGATGCATGGACAGAGGCGGGCGGAGCCGGACGCCCCCGCCCCTCCAGAGTCCCACAACACGGACCAGGGTGAATGGAACTCTTGAACCTTCTGTAGAATACTCCACCTGCCCACGCTCGATGTCGGATCCTGCACAGAGTCAGCAAGATGAAGAAAGACCCATTACTCCCACAGTGCTGGGCTATGAAGTCATGGAGGAAAGGGCCAAGTTCACG GTATACAAGATCCTGGTCAAGAAGACTCCAGACGAGAGCTGGGTGGTTTTCAGAAGATACACAGACTTCTCCCGGCTCAATGACAAG TTGAAGGAGATGTTTCCAGGCTTCCGGCTCTCGCTACCTCCCAAACGGTGGTTCAAAGACAACTACAACAGCGACTTCCTCGAGGACCGGCAGCTCGGTCTGCAGGCGTTTTTGCAAAACCTGGTCGCACACAAGGACATAGCCAACTG CCTGGCAGTGAGGGAGTTTTTATGTTTGGATGATCCACCAGGACCCTTCGATAGTCTGGAGGAGAGCAGA GCATTCTGCGAGACTCTGGAGGAGAGCAACTACCGTCTCCAGAAGGAGCTGCTGGAGAAACAGAAGGAGATTACATCCCTGAAGAAAAAGCTCGAGGAGAAAGAGCAGGCCATCTTGCTTTTAGAGAAGCATATCAA CGGTGAGAGTGTGAGTCCAGAGTCGCCTTGTCGTCTGTCAGCTCAGGGAAGTGAGAGCAGCGCTGATGCAGACGTGGAGTCATCCGCTGCAGAGGCCGACCAGGATATGCCTGATGAAACCGG TGGCAGATGTGAGGTCCAGCCGGTTCGGTCCTCGGCCTGTTGGTGTGGACCGTCCCTCAGTTCGTCTCCGCCGGTCATTCAGGTCACACAGCTGTACCACCACAACCTGGATCCATAa